A genome region from Erigeron canadensis isolate Cc75 chromosome 3, C_canadensis_v1, whole genome shotgun sequence includes the following:
- the LOC122593279 gene encoding cytochrome b6-f complex iron-sulfur subunit-like isoform X2: MAAAAARYYLATTSSSQYCCSKNHEMLSPTRLGKMPMSVRSVRKEMKAAVAGRFPTEPVTDRRSLMNLLLFGAVGLPAATMLLPFFTPQPCLGISEGSTKAKDEFGEDITASEWLKTNRPGDRTLTQGLKGDPTYLIVENNGTLVTFGINAVCTHLGCIVPWNTVEKKFMCPCHGSRYNNEGKVISGPATQSLGLAHVNIDDGKVVFAPWTETDFRTGDSPWWS, encoded by the exons ATGGCGGCTGCTGCTGCTAGATATTATCTTGCCACCACTTCTTCTTCTCAG TATTGCTGCAGCAAGAACCATGAAATGTTGTCACCGACCAGATTAGGGAAAATGCCAATGTCTGTTAGATCAGTCAGAAAAGAAATGAAGGCTGCGGTGGCTGGAAGATTCCCGACCGAACCTGTTACAGATAGAAGGAGTCTGATGAATTTGTTGTTATTCGGTGCTGTCGGTTTACCCGCCGCCACCATGTTGCTTCCCTTCTTTACCCCTCAACCCtg TTTAGGAATTTCTGAAGGTAGTACCAAAGCTAAGGATGAGTTTGGTGAAGATATCACGGCATCAGAATGGCTAAAGACCAATAGACCTGGTGACAGAACCCTTACTCAAGGCTTGAAG GGAGATCCTACTTATCTTATAGTGGAGAACAACGGAACTCTTGTGACATTTGGAATTAATGCAGTGTGCACCCATTTGGGGTGTATTGTGCCATGGAACACAGTagagaagaagtttatgtgtcCCTGCCATGGCTCTCGGTACAACAATGAGGGTAAAGTTATTAGTGGTCCTGCTACTCAG TCTTTAGGACTGGCTCATGTGAATATAGACGATGGCAAGGTGGTGTTTGCTCCATGGACGGAAACCGATTTCAGAACAGGTGATAGTCCATGGTGGTCTTAA
- the LOC122593279 gene encoding cytochrome b6-f complex iron-sulfur subunit-like isoform X1 yields MAAAAARYYLATTSSSQYCCSKNHEMLSPTRLGKMPMSVRSVRKEMKAAVAGRFPTEPVTDRRSLMNLLLFGAVGLPAATMLLPFFTPQPCLGISEGSTKAKDEFGEDITASEWLKTNRPGDRTLTQGLKGDPTYLIVENNGTLVTFGINAVCTHLGCIVPWNTVEKKFMCPCHGSRYNNEGKVISGPATQVIQKTCVEAFFLHVFVANATSILHVLTVFRTGSCEYRRWQGGVCSMDGNRFQNR; encoded by the exons ATGGCGGCTGCTGCTGCTAGATATTATCTTGCCACCACTTCTTCTTCTCAG TATTGCTGCAGCAAGAACCATGAAATGTTGTCACCGACCAGATTAGGGAAAATGCCAATGTCTGTTAGATCAGTCAGAAAAGAAATGAAGGCTGCGGTGGCTGGAAGATTCCCGACCGAACCTGTTACAGATAGAAGGAGTCTGATGAATTTGTTGTTATTCGGTGCTGTCGGTTTACCCGCCGCCACCATGTTGCTTCCCTTCTTTACCCCTCAACCCtg TTTAGGAATTTCTGAAGGTAGTACCAAAGCTAAGGATGAGTTTGGTGAAGATATCACGGCATCAGAATGGCTAAAGACCAATAGACCTGGTGACAGAACCCTTACTCAAGGCTTGAAG GGAGATCCTACTTATCTTATAGTGGAGAACAACGGAACTCTTGTGACATTTGGAATTAATGCAGTGTGCACCCATTTGGGGTGTATTGTGCCATGGAACACAGTagagaagaagtttatgtgtcCCTGCCATGGCTCTCGGTACAACAATGAGGGTAAAGTTATTAGTGGTCCTGCTACTCAGGTAATTCAAAAAACATGTGTAGAAGCTTTTTTCCTTCACGTATTCGTTGCTAATGCAACTTCAATACTTCATGTATTAACAGTCTTTAGGACTGGCTCATGTGAATATAGACGATGGCAAGGTGGTGTTTGCTCCATGGACGGAAACCGATTTCAGAACAGGTGA